One genomic window of Thermococcus indicus includes the following:
- a CDS encoding YchF/TatD family DNA exonuclease gives MIDAHAHFEFYKKDAPRMIEECREELKAVVDSITEYRKAHVWKSWELLRPHFGFIFPTLGYHPNEARRGNWEKVKRVEEFILDHRDEIVAIGEIGLDYHYAENERQRENQREIFRHFLELALELDLPVVIHAREAEKEAFELVQRAGVRAYFHSFAGSVELAREIAENGHPLGINTGIVFIPEVKAAAKALEIENIMVETDAPYMSPIKGDRNRPCNVRVAIEEVAKLKGLGFEEVEMVTERNAVRFFNLKP, from the coding sequence ATGATTGACGCCCACGCCCACTTCGAGTTTTACAAAAAGGACGCACCGCGTATGATAGAAGAGTGCAGGGAGGAGCTTAAAGCCGTCGTGGACTCGATAACCGAGTACAGAAAAGCCCACGTCTGGAAGAGCTGGGAGCTACTAAGACCCCATTTCGGCTTCATCTTCCCAACGCTCGGCTACCATCCCAACGAAGCGAGGAGGGGCAACTGGGAGAAGGTGAAGCGGGTTGAGGAGTTCATACTGGACCACAGGGACGAGATAGTGGCGATAGGGGAGATAGGACTCGACTATCACTACGCGGAAAACGAAAGGCAGAGGGAGAACCAGAGGGAGATATTCAGGCACTTCCTCGAACTCGCTTTGGAGCTTGACCTCCCCGTCGTGATACACGCGAGAGAAGCTGAAAAAGAGGCCTTTGAACTCGTCCAGAGAGCTGGCGTTAGGGCGTACTTCCACTCCTTCGCGGGAAGCGTTGAGCTGGCGAGGGAGATAGCGGAGAACGGACATCCCCTCGGGATAAACACGGGGATAGTCTTCATCCCTGAAGTCAAGGCAGCCGCGAAGGCCCTTGAAATCGAGAACATTATGGTGGAAACGGACGCTCCCTACATGAGCCCCATCAAGGGGGATAGAAACAGACCATGCAACGTCCGCGTTGCCATTGAAGAGGTGGCAAAGCTTAAGGGACTGGGGTTCGAGGAGGTCGAGATGGTCACCGAGAGGAACGCGGTGAGGTTCTTCAATTTGAAGCCCTGA
- a CDS encoding Ig-like domain-containing protein, with protein MRKRVVFLIYLLLSSYLNVGFVGFSSVSAKENIVFYDDFNDNSLDTTKWTEDVVGSGNSYTEANGEAQFITKGSRTGSYTTEHSFLRSTTININDWSYIVFSGSWKFTNPGTAEMWFRIHDADTGNYMGVRYVSWPSDKITYDRPEGSITDYRTIPRSYVPFKVVLYRDRFEYWESGSLIKTVPTSVMENTTNFQLLIGGWDDTPTFSYIYFDNITVAYEPAAPEGLKIAITSPEERTYNTSTIDLNVTANKPVDEWRYSLNGGENVTFEPNTTITAEEGENLLVVYALAGDERAEARVNFYVDTTPPGTVENLTHEVGADYIHWTWDNPSDEDFETALVYIDGKFQGETEEGEWWLEELSPGETHTIGILTRDYAGNVNTTWVNDTTTTLTPSETVYVNESGWWYEGSSFNPSETPLQDGVKAALEGGTVIVLSGTYPESVEIDKSLTVETDEGAEVRGDGEEWDNGMKPVFYVSSDNVTLRGFTINSSVSNIGVWIDGVGNCTVEGNAIIVTETSETVRYGVYLSYGGNNAVRNNEISVSGFQGIGIYVYEEEKESTVNGNTVTVMGDSADGIEVFYTSSDVYDNVVSIDGVAENGGYALYLYLAGDSSINANNLTTNLSEASAWAINVVAEFRGSLNGNRINGVLTEITCPGDCMIRGVSQEERPAPPEGYGDVGEYLEAEMDSWLWLAFYYEDDALTGLQEDTLQVWRFIEGWTLEGTSDHQLEASKNLVGANLTQSGIFAPLAQEENDVTPPVLTFAEPTPGNGSLIEQSHVIFNLTSNENLSSATIELDGVNHTMTGSGKEWSYETDVADGVHTFRAYGRDLAGNTRTSEKRSFEVDTKAPKYSSVGQDRDGIPQGGTVNIHALWSDPHLAGAVLYTNVTGSWEDFDEVTFEGTEGWSNFSVTLDEPGLYCWRITGYDALNHENTTPVYCFEVYAPPEIISHSPESPVESYEGQEVSFSITADQLVNVTWYVGEREVFSEENVFTSTYTNSTPKAGEYGVTAIVQNANGSASWSWVWYVYPRPSLSLEFVPPTPETRAMLNVRTVTINVTSSMELDGATLEWNGVNESMSGEGTNWWVSKENLPDGTYTFRVYGSSGDLTNSTEERTVEIDATPPRVLEAGQESERVIAGESVEVFALWSDSHLDSAVMWTNASEGFEWVEIPLEPSNGWSNHTIQTDESFAGKTLCWYIEANDTFGNENETETLCFRVVEPLRIVSFSPEAEEVTLGSDETADFSVELSREANVTWYVNESEVLREEGSSSTYSNSSLIPGIWNVSVVARVGEEMISHWWLMRVGNEDTTPPRLVFVEPTPENGGLVGRSEVVFNLTSNEELSWAVLELDGENHTMSSNVDGKNWWLEMELSEGDHHFRAYGSDVAGNTNSTGEVRFKVDLTPPDIEVSVPSKVEMNSEAEARVVITDAAPDRYEVRLNGRTIANGTYASGNPIYVPINTSKTGNLTYHVYATDVLGHGSERNFTVEVVDTTPPMMWFIEPTPENGSLLGCSTVHFVLTSNEPLASASLYIDGVRYSLTGSGYEWSASITLEDGVHVFYADGRDEHGNENETPLETFEIDTTAPAYLRYGLSEYSVVRGSKVTAYSLWGEEHPWRAFLETNESGSWEVAGEVEYSDWANFTVDTGGLTPGVYCARIRALDELNHENLTPPCASSSENPSAFWHSPRKAKK; from the coding sequence ATGAGAAAGCGGGTTGTGTTTCTGATTTATCTCCTTCTTAGTTCTTACCTAAACGTTGGATTCGTCGGATTTTCTTCTGTCAGCGCAAAAGAAAACATCGTTTTTTACGACGACTTCAACGACAACAGCCTCGACACAACCAAATGGACGGAGGACGTTGTGGGGAGTGGAAACAGCTACACAGAGGCCAACGGGGAGGCGCAGTTCATAACAAAGGGTAGCAGAACAGGAAGCTACACAACAGAGCACTCTTTTCTCAGGAGCACCACCATAAACATAAACGACTGGAGCTACATTGTTTTTTCAGGGAGCTGGAAGTTTACAAACCCTGGAACCGCTGAGATGTGGTTTAGAATCCATGATGCCGACACAGGAAACTACATGGGTGTGCGCTATGTGAGCTGGCCCTCGGACAAGATAACTTACGACCGGCCAGAGGGCTCGATAACGGACTACAGGACAATACCCCGGAGTTACGTTCCATTCAAAGTCGTTCTCTACAGGGACAGGTTCGAGTACTGGGAGAGTGGAAGTCTCATCAAGACTGTACCAACGAGCGTCATGGAGAACACCACCAACTTCCAGCTTCTTATAGGCGGATGGGATGATACTCCAACGTTCTCATACATCTACTTCGACAACATCACCGTGGCATACGAGCCGGCCGCTCCGGAGGGGCTGAAGATAGCGATCACCTCGCCGGAAGAAAGAACCTACAACACCTCCACAATAGACCTCAACGTCACCGCCAACAAGCCCGTTGATGAGTGGCGCTACTCCCTCAACGGCGGGGAGAACGTTACGTTCGAGCCCAACACCACGATAACTGCCGAGGAAGGAGAAAATCTCCTCGTGGTGTACGCCTTGGCCGGAGACGAGAGGGCCGAGGCGAGGGTGAATTTCTACGTTGATACGACCCCTCCGGGAACGGTGGAAAACCTGACCCACGAGGTTGGGGCCGATTACATCCACTGGACGTGGGACAACCCGAGTGATGAAGACTTTGAAACGGCGCTGGTGTACATCGACGGTAAGTTCCAGGGCGAGACTGAAGAGGGCGAATGGTGGCTCGAGGAGCTTTCGCCCGGCGAGACTCACACCATTGGAATCCTTACAAGGGACTACGCCGGAAACGTGAACACCACGTGGGTGAACGACACGACAACCACGCTCACCCCCTCTGAAACCGTCTACGTCAACGAGAGCGGCTGGTGGTACGAAGGGAGTAGCTTTAACCCGAGCGAGACGCCGCTCCAGGACGGCGTAAAGGCTGCACTCGAAGGGGGGACGGTGATAGTCCTCTCCGGGACGTATCCGGAGAGCGTTGAGATAGACAAATCCCTCACGGTGGAGACAGACGAGGGAGCCGAGGTTCGCGGCGATGGAGAGGAATGGGACAACGGAATGAAGCCGGTCTTCTACGTGAGTTCGGACAACGTTACGCTGAGGGGGTTCACCATAAACTCATCCGTTTCTAACATCGGCGTCTGGATCGACGGGGTTGGGAACTGCACCGTCGAGGGGAACGCGATAATCGTGACCGAAACCAGCGAGACCGTCCGTTATGGTGTTTACCTCAGCTACGGTGGCAACAACGCCGTGAGGAACAACGAGATAAGCGTCTCAGGCTTCCAGGGGATCGGAATCTACGTCTACGAGGAAGAGAAGGAGAGCACCGTCAACGGAAACACGGTGACCGTCATGGGGGACAGCGCCGATGGAATAGAGGTCTTTTACACTTCATCCGATGTCTACGACAACGTGGTTTCCATAGACGGGGTTGCTGAGAACGGGGGTTACGCCCTCTATCTATACCTCGCGGGAGATTCCTCCATCAACGCCAACAACCTGACCACCAACTTAAGCGAGGCCAGCGCCTGGGCGATAAACGTCGTTGCAGAGTTCAGGGGCTCGCTCAACGGGAACAGGATAAACGGCGTTCTCACCGAGATTACCTGCCCCGGGGACTGCATGATACGGGGCGTTTCCCAGGAGGAGAGACCCGCACCGCCAGAAGGCTACGGGGACGTCGGGGAGTATCTCGAGGCCGAGATGGACTCGTGGCTCTGGCTGGCGTTCTACTACGAGGATGATGCCCTAACAGGTCTTCAGGAGGACACCCTCCAGGTGTGGCGCTTCATCGAGGGCTGGACTCTCGAGGGAACCTCTGACCACCAGCTCGAGGCCTCGAAGAACCTCGTTGGGGCGAACCTCACGCAATCGGGGATCTTCGCGCCGCTCGCCCAGGAGGAGAATGATGTTACCCCACCGGTTCTCACGTTCGCCGAGCCGACGCCGGGGAATGGCTCCCTGATCGAGCAATCGCACGTGATCTTCAACCTCACTTCGAACGAGAACCTCAGCTCAGCAACCATCGAGCTTGACGGGGTAAACCACACGATGACCGGTTCGGGAAAGGAGTGGAGTTACGAGACGGACGTCGCCGATGGAGTCCACACCTTTAGAGCCTACGGCCGGGACCTGGCCGGGAACACCAGGACGAGCGAGAAGAGGAGCTTTGAGGTTGATACGAAGGCCCCTAAGTATTCAAGCGTTGGCCAAGACAGGGATGGAATCCCACAGGGAGGAACGGTCAATATCCATGCCCTCTGGAGCGACCCCCATCTTGCCGGAGCGGTCCTCTACACGAACGTAACCGGCTCCTGGGAGGACTTCGATGAGGTAACCTTTGAGGGAACGGAGGGCTGGAGCAACTTCTCGGTAACCCTCGACGAGCCGGGCCTCTACTGCTGGAGGATAACGGGCTACGATGCCTTGAACCACGAAAACACCACACCGGTTTACTGTTTCGAGGTGTACGCGCCCCCGGAGATAATCTCGCACTCCCCGGAGAGTCCCGTTGAGAGCTACGAGGGGCAGGAAGTGAGCTTCTCAATTACTGCAGACCAGCTCGTAAACGTTACCTGGTACGTCGGTGAGAGGGAGGTTTTCTCGGAGGAGAACGTCTTCACCTCGACCTACACGAACTCCACGCCTAAAGCCGGTGAATACGGCGTTACAGCCATTGTTCAGAACGCCAACGGGAGCGCGAGCTGGAGCTGGGTCTGGTACGTCTATCCGAGGCCGAGCCTTAGCTTAGAGTTCGTTCCCCCGACGCCTGAAACCCGGGCCATGCTGAACGTCAGGACGGTAACGATAAACGTCACGTCCTCGATGGAGCTTGACGGGGCAACGCTGGAGTGGAACGGCGTCAACGAGAGCATGAGCGGCGAAGGGACGAACTGGTGGGTTTCAAAGGAGAACCTGCCGGACGGAACCTACACCTTCCGCGTTTACGGCTCATCGGGGGATCTAACCAACTCCACCGAGGAGAGAACCGTGGAGATAGACGCCACTCCACCCAGGGTTCTCGAGGCCGGGCAGGAGAGCGAGAGGGTAATAGCTGGAGAGAGCGTTGAAGTCTTCGCACTCTGGAGCGACTCTCACCTCGACAGTGCTGTTATGTGGACGAACGCGAGCGAGGGCTTTGAGTGGGTCGAGATTCCGCTCGAGCCCTCCAACGGCTGGAGCAACCACACCATACAGACCGATGAAAGCTTCGCCGGAAAGACCCTCTGCTGGTACATCGAGGCGAACGACACCTTCGGGAACGAGAACGAGACGGAAACCCTCTGCTTCAGGGTGGTCGAGCCGCTGAGAATCGTCTCGTTCTCGCCGGAGGCGGAGGAGGTAACCTTAGGAAGCGACGAGACCGCTGATTTCTCGGTGGAGCTGAGCAGGGAGGCCAACGTGACGTGGTACGTGAACGAAAGCGAGGTCCTGAGGGAGGAGGGGAGTTCCTCGACGTACTCGAACTCAAGTCTCATTCCCGGAATCTGGAACGTGAGCGTTGTGGCGAGGGTCGGCGAGGAGATGATAAGCCACTGGTGGCTCATGAGGGTTGGAAACGAGGACACCACACCTCCAAGGCTTGTTTTCGTGGAGCCAACCCCGGAGAACGGAGGGCTCGTTGGGCGTTCCGAGGTGGTGTTCAACCTCACCTCAAACGAGGAGCTTTCATGGGCGGTCCTTGAACTCGATGGGGAGAACCACACGATGAGCAGTAACGTGGACGGGAAAAACTGGTGGCTCGAGATGGAGCTGTCCGAGGGGGACCACCACTTCAGAGCCTACGGGAGCGACGTTGCTGGAAACACGAACTCCACCGGGGAGGTGAGGTTCAAGGTAGACTTAACCCCGCCGGATATCGAAGTGAGCGTTCCCTCGAAGGTGGAGATGAACTCCGAGGCCGAGGCAAGGGTGGTCATCACCGATGCCGCTCCCGACAGATACGAGGTGAGGCTCAACGGAAGGACGATAGCAAACGGCACCTACGCGAGCGGCAACCCCATATACGTTCCGATAAACACGTCAAAGACCGGCAACCTGACCTACCACGTCTATGCCACGGACGTTCTCGGGCACGGCAGCGAAAGGAATTTTACGGTTGAGGTAGTGGACACAACGCCCCCCATGATGTGGTTCATTGAACCAACCCCCGAAAACGGTTCACTCCTTGGCTGCTCCACCGTTCACTTCGTCCTGACCTCCAACGAGCCCCTGGCATCGGCTTCTCTTTACATAGACGGTGTCAGGTACTCACTCACCGGCTCCGGATACGAGTGGAGCGCCTCAATCACCCTTGAAGACGGCGTGCACGTGTTTTATGCGGACGGAAGGGACGAGCACGGTAATGAAAACGAGACCCCGCTCGAAACGTTTGAGATCGACACCACGGCCCCGGCCTACCTGCGGTACGGGCTGAGCGAGTATTCGGTCGTGAGGGGCAGTAAAGTTACAGCGTACTCCCTCTGGGGCGAGGAGCATCCGTGGAGGGCGTTTCTTGAGACCAACGAGAGCGGCTCGTGGGAGGTCGCCGGAGAGGTGGAGTACTCGGACTGGGCCAACTTCACCGTGGATACCGGAGGCCTCACTCCAGGTGTCTACTGCGCAAGGATCCGGGCGCTGGATGAACTGAATCATGAGAACCTGACTCCCCCATGTGCCTCATCGTCAGAGAACCCCTCAGCCTTCTGGCATTCTCCCCGGAAAGCCAAGAAATAG
- a CDS encoding DUF3216 domain-containing protein: MIDVPEVTEVRNLLEELGENALITRLDSFVALNEGLESKKGEDFIKVSILGFLEGITTTLRMKYPGDERVARLHERVRARRAELDELFRKPKMSNLGEL, translated from the coding sequence ATGATCGATGTGCCCGAGGTGACTGAGGTTAGGAACCTGCTGGAGGAGCTTGGGGAGAATGCCCTAATAACGAGGCTCGATTCGTTCGTGGCCCTAAACGAGGGGCTGGAGAGCAAGAAAGGGGAGGACTTCATTAAAGTCTCGATACTCGGTTTCCTGGAGGGCATAACCACGACCCTGAGGATGAAATACCCCGGTGACGAGCGCGTGGCCAGGCTCCACGAGCGGGTAAGAGCCAGAAGGGCGGAGCTGGATGAGCTCTTCAGGAAGCCGAAGATGAGCAACCTCGGTGAGTTATAG